A window of Castanea sativa cultivar Marrone di Chiusa Pesio chromosome 1, ASM4071231v1 contains these coding sequences:
- the LOC142622252 gene encoding protein RGF1 INDUCIBLE TRANSCRIPTION FACTOR 1 isoform X2, whose amino-acid sequence MKPAWLEALYTQKFFAGCSYHETAKKNEKNVCCLDCCTSICPHCLPSHRFHRLLQIRRYVYHDVVRLEDLQKLIDCSNVQGYTINGAKVVFIKKRPQNRQFKGAANYCTSCDRSLQEPFLHCSLGCKVDFVLKRYKDLSPFLKACNTLQLSPDFLMPQDMGDDEMTNETPHSTIVDCDEPMISSSGSSGSENMSVACTQIVRKKRSGLYVCARSANRVSNNEDMATSMSRRKGIPHRSPMC is encoded by the exons ATG AAGCCTGCATGGTTGGAAGCCCTCTACACACAAAAATTCTTTGCTGGGTGCTCCTATCACGAAACAgcaaaaaagaatgagaaaaacgTTTGCTGTTTGGATTGTTGTACAAGTATTTGCCCCCATTGTTTGCCTTCACATCGATTCCACAGGCTTCTTCAGATTCGTCGATATGTATATCATGATGTTGTTCGGCTCGAAGATCTTCAGAAGCTCATAGACTGCTCTAATGTTCAG GGTTATACAATCAATGGTGCCAAAGTGGTGTTTATCAAGAAGAGACCTCAAAACAGGCAATTCAAGGGTGCTGCAAACTATTGCACTTCCTGTGACAGAAGCCTCCAAGAACCATTTTTACATTGCTCTCTAGGGTGCAAG GTTGATTTTGTGCTGAAGCGCTATAAGGACCTTTCTCCATTCCTAAAGGCTTGCAACACTTTACAACTAAGTCCTGACTTCTTAATGCCACAAGACATGGGAGACGACGAGATGACTAATGAGACACCTCATTCTACAATTGTGGACTGTGATGAGCCAATGATCTCGTCCTCAGGTTCATCAGGGTCTGAGAACATGAGTGTGGCATGCACTCAGATTGTCCGAAAGAAGAGAAGTGGGCTATATGTGTGCGCAAGATCAGCTAATAGGGTTTCTAATAATGAAGACATGGCTACAAGCATGAGTAGAAGAAAGGGCATCCCCCATAGATCTCCTATGTGTTAA
- the LOC142622252 gene encoding protein RGF1 INDUCIBLE TRANSCRIPTION FACTOR 1 isoform X1: protein MGIQKPAWLEALYTQKFFAGCSYHETAKKNEKNVCCLDCCTSICPHCLPSHRFHRLLQIRRYVYHDVVRLEDLQKLIDCSNVQGYTINGAKVVFIKKRPQNRQFKGAANYCTSCDRSLQEPFLHCSLGCKVDFVLKRYKDLSPFLKACNTLQLSPDFLMPQDMGDDEMTNETPHSTIVDCDEPMISSSGSSGSENMSVACTQIVRKKRSGLYVCARSANRVSNNEDMATSMSRRKGIPHRSPMC, encoded by the exons ATG GGAATTCAGAAGCCTGCATGGTTGGAAGCCCTCTACACACAAAAATTCTTTGCTGGGTGCTCCTATCACGAAACAgcaaaaaagaatgagaaaaacgTTTGCTGTTTGGATTGTTGTACAAGTATTTGCCCCCATTGTTTGCCTTCACATCGATTCCACAGGCTTCTTCAGATTCGTCGATATGTATATCATGATGTTGTTCGGCTCGAAGATCTTCAGAAGCTCATAGACTGCTCTAATGTTCAG GGTTATACAATCAATGGTGCCAAAGTGGTGTTTATCAAGAAGAGACCTCAAAACAGGCAATTCAAGGGTGCTGCAAACTATTGCACTTCCTGTGACAGAAGCCTCCAAGAACCATTTTTACATTGCTCTCTAGGGTGCAAG GTTGATTTTGTGCTGAAGCGCTATAAGGACCTTTCTCCATTCCTAAAGGCTTGCAACACTTTACAACTAAGTCCTGACTTCTTAATGCCACAAGACATGGGAGACGACGAGATGACTAATGAGACACCTCATTCTACAATTGTGGACTGTGATGAGCCAATGATCTCGTCCTCAGGTTCATCAGGGTCTGAGAACATGAGTGTGGCATGCACTCAGATTGTCCGAAAGAAGAGAAGTGGGCTATATGTGTGCGCAAGATCAGCTAATAGGGTTTCTAATAATGAAGACATGGCTACAAGCATGAGTAGAAGAAAGGGCATCCCCCATAGATCTCCTATGTGTTAA